The nucleotide sequence CTCGGCGTGTCAGGTTAACCGCGTCATCGTTAACGACCTTCGCGAGCAAGCTCGCTCCTACACTGCTCAGCGTCGCGCCCAGGGTCAAAAGCCAGGGCCGAGCCGTCTTCTGTAGGAGCGAGCTTGCTCGCGAAAAACCCGCGAGCGCCTCGGCGTGTCAGGTTAACCGCGTCATCGTTAACGACCTTCGCGAGCAAGCTCGCTCCTACAGTTGGTCCTCACTGTCTGGAGGATCGGCGTCAAGGGGTGCTGGCCAGTTCCTGTAGATGATCCATCAGCGCCTGGGGCTTGAGTACCAGGACATCGCTTTCCACCGCATCCAGCACCACCTCGGCGGTGTTGCCGATCAAGGCCCCCGAGATGCCGGTGCGTGCCACTGTGCCGATGATTGTCACCGCCGCGTGTAGCGTATGGGCCAAGTGCGGAATCAGCACATCTGCCGGGCCTTCCTCGATATGCAGGCGGGCGTCATCGATATCGAACTCGGCTTGAAACGCCTTGCACTGTTCGCGATAGCGCGCTTCGATGGTTTCCTTGAGCTGGAATACCGGGTCGGCGGCCGACAGCATCGGTGACGGGTGGGCGCTGATCACATGCAGCTGTGCCTTGGCCAGGCTGGCGATGTCGAAGCCATGGTCGATGATCGCGGCATGCAGGGATTTATGCTCGCCGTCGAGGTTGCCCACGTCGACGGCGGCCAGGATCACCCCCTCGGTCCACGGCGTGGCGGTCTTCACCAGCAGCACCGGCGTCGGGCAATAACGCAACAACTTCCAGTCCGCCGGGGTCAGCAGGGCTTTTTTCAGCGGGCTGTCAGAAAAGTGCTGCTTGATCACCAGCCCACAACCTTCGGCCTGCTGCACCTCGATGATGGTTTCATGCAGGCTGTCATTCCAGGCTTGTTCAGTGGTGACGCTGTAGCCGTCTGCGAGTAATCCCTGCTTGAGCACACTCAACATGGCTGAATGCTCATGTTTTTTGTCACAGACCAGCAAATGCAGATGTGCGTCGGTGACCCCCGCGATCAGCTTTGCGCGCTTCAGGGCCAGGCTCTCCGAATGTTCGGGCTCGATGACCACCAGGATGCTGCGGATGGCTTGCATTATCGGGATCTCCAGGAAAAGGTGCGTTGCACAACTATAGTTGCTGCTCGCCAAGCGTGATGTTGATGCACATCACGCCCGGTGACTGGTGGTCTGCGGCGGGGTCGGTATAATCGGCGGCCTTTTTCCGATCCTTTGCCCGTGAGCCCGATGAACCTGCCCGAAATCCACGAATTCCTCGGCTGCCGCACTCCCGATGCCTGGATCCAGGCGGCGCTGGCCGATCAGGAAACCCTGCTGATCGACCACAAAAACTGCGAATTCAAGGCCGCGAGTACTGCCTTGAGCCTGATCGCCAAATACCACGGTCATGTCGACCTGATCAACATGATGTCGCGCCTGGCGCGGGAAGAACTGGTGCACCATGAACAGGTCATGCGGCTGATGAAAAAGCGCAAGGTTGAACTGCGCCAACTGTCCGCTGGCCGTTACGCTTCGGGTTTGCGCAAGGTTGTGCGCAATCACGAGCCGGTCAAACTGGTGGATACCCTGGTGGTCGGCGCTTTTATCGAAGCCCGCAGTTGCGAGCGTTTCGAGGCGCTGGTGCCGCATTTGGATGAAGAACTCGGCAAGTTCTACTTTGGCCTGTTGAAAAGCGAGGCGCGGCACTTTCAGGGTTATCTGAAACTGGCCTACCAGTACGGCGATGCCAAGGACATCGCCCAGGTGATCGAGCGGGTGAGGGGAGCCGAGCAGGAGCTGATCGAGTCACCCGATATCGAGTTCCGCTTTCACAGTGGCGTGCCAGCCTGAGGCCACGGCCACACCGATCAGCGCGGTGATCCCGGTCAGCAGCAGGATCACCGTCTGGGTGCCCAAGGGCGCGGCCAGCACGGCAATCGCCAGCCCGGCCAATGGTTGCGCCAGGTTGTTGAGCAACGTGATCACACCCACCGTTTTGCCGAAGTCCTGCACCGGGATTACCCGTTGACGGGTGCTGCGCATATACACGTTGAACATCTTGTCGAAACCGGTGACCAGCAGGAAACCGAAGGTGTAGGCCCACAGGCCGGGGCTGATCGCCGTGATCAATGCCCCGGCTGCAATCATCGAATAGGACAGCCCGCCCAGCACCTTCAACGACAGCGTCGAGCGCGCCAGGTAGAACAAAATCACGATAGTCACCACGGCGCCGGCCGCTTGCACCCCGGCATAAGCATCTTTGCCCGCCGCGAATTGGCCTGTGACCATGGCCGCAGACGTGGCCAGTGTCACGCCGATGATCAGATTCACCCCCACCGCCAGCGCAATGATGCGCCTCAATTCCGCCAGGCTACGAATGTGTCTGAACGCAATGCGCAGTGGTTGCAGCCAGATATCCCGGTGTTGCTCGAAAGTCTCCAGGTTTACCGTGGTGTTGCGTTGCCAGATCAGCATCGCCAGGTCCGCCAGCACAAACAACCCGGCAATTCCCAACACCACCCAATGCCAGGCCCACACCTCCAGCATCAGCGCGGCTACGAGCGGGCCAAGCACCAGGCCGCTCTGGTCGGCAATCTGCGAATAGGACAAGGTCTTGGCGTAGGTGTAATGCTTGAAGATGTGTGGCATGACGACTTCCCGCGCCATGATGCCCTGGGTCGTCAATACGCCACACAGCGCCGACAGGATCACCAGCCAATAGATGCCGTCGAACACCCCGTACAGCGCCACCGCCACCCCGCAAGCCAGCGCCCGGTAAACCTGGCTGATGTGCAGGATGCGCACTGGCGAGAACTTGTCGCACAGCGCCCCGCATACTGGAAATGCCAGATAGCGCGGCAGTGACTCGACGAAAAACGCCAGCCCGGCCCACGCCACGCTATTGGTGGTCTGGAACACGATCAGCGGCACGATAAACAGCAGGATCTGGTCCGCCAGCCGTGACAGGAACAATGAGATGAAAAAAGCCAGGTAATCCTTGCGCATGGTGCTCTCGTTTCACTGAATCAAAGAGTCAACTAACAGCCGATCAATAGCTTGAGCCAGAGGTGTCGCTGAGATTATGGCGCTATTACTGGTGCAGGGGGCGGTGGATAGTGGTGCTTGAGGGGTTAAAAATACGCAGGGAGTTCATCGCCAATATTGACGGCGGCGCAGTTGTTCGACATTGCCAGCCCGGGCGTATAGCGAATAAGGGTGGACGTCGTCGAGCAAGGTGGATGTTCTCCCCAGCACATCTGGGACGTGGTTACATCGGGTGTTCCGGCATCAGCGTGGCGATTAACGCCCGGATGGTGCCGGGCAAGGCATCCAGTTCGCGCACCAGGATGCTGCGTTCGCGAATGGCCCAGGCTTCATCCAGCCTGATCGTTGCCAGCTGCATGGTCCGGCTGTGCCGCACGGCCGAGGACTCGGGAATGATGCCAATGCCCACGCCGGCCTCGACCATCCGGCAGATGGCCTCGAAGCTGGACACCTGGATGCGCAGCGACAAGTGCTTGCCCATGCGTTCGACATGCTCGCGCAGGAAACTCAGCAGGGTGCTGCCTTCATGCAGGCCGATGTGTTGATAGGCCAGCGCCTTCTCCTTGAATCTCTCCCGTGTATGGATGGATCAGCGCCTTGGCGTTCGGCATAGCCGAACGCGGCCTTATAAAAATGTAAATTCTCAGAAGGGCTACGGCCTTGCATGATCCGGGCAGATCCCATGCCAGAGAGTATGCATCTGATGAACCCTGCAGACTGGATTGGCCGCAACGAAACGATCCACGATCACCTGAGCCATAACCTGCTGAAGAGAATTGCCGCGACATTCGGCGATACCGCTCCCGTGCAGGGCGAGCTTATGCCGCCGCTGTGGCAGTGGTGCTTTTTCCAGGAGCCAATGCCAGAGTCGGCACTGGGGGGCGATGGCCACCCGGTTCGTGGCGGGTTCCTGCCGCCTGCCGATAATCGCAACCGCATGTGGGCAGGCGGGCGCATCGAGTTCTTCCATGGGCTGCGCGTCGGTGAGTCTGCCAGTCGCGTGTCGACCATCACCCAGGTGGAAGAAAAGACCGGCCGCACCGGCTCGCTGCTGTTTGTCACCGTGCGTCACGATTACTCGCAAGGCAGTCGCCTGGCGATCCGTGAAGAACAGGACATCGTCTACCGCGAGCCCACGCCGCCCAAGCAGGGCTTCGGTGAGGCTCTGGCCGCCGGCGAGTGGTGTGAATCGATCGAGCCGACGCCGACTCTGCTGTTCCGTTACAGCGCCGTGACCTTCAACGGCCACCGCATTCATTACGACTATCCCTACGTCACCGGCACTGAAGGCTATCCGGGATTGGTGGTCCACGGCCCACTGATCGCCACTCTGAGCCTGCGTGCGTTTTGCCGGGCCCATCCTCAAGCAACCTTGCGCCGGTTGGTCTATCGCGGTGTGCGTCCGCTGATTGCGCCGCAGCCGTTTGAGGTGGGCGTGCGTGCCCTCTGCGCGGAATTCGATGCGGGCTACTGGCGCAGGATCGATCAGGAAAAGGCTTTCCCTGAAGCCTTCGTCAAGGCCCTGACCCACGCCGGCTGGCTGGCGGCGATGATCCCGCTGGAGTATGGCGGCGCGGGCCTGGGCCTGCCGGGTTATCGAGGCCGGTGCGCAGGGCGCGGGGGCTTACCAGATTGACGGCCAGATGGTGGATGTACCCGTGCTGTTGCGCGCGCAACGGCTGCTGGCCGCCCAACCCTAGCGTCCGTCCACGCCGAACATGGAGTCTCAAGCAATCGAAACCCTGGGGGCGTGCTACACCAGGCGCCTTGCCTTACATCACAACAATAAGAAGGTGAATACCATGCTCAAGTTCTCCCGGGCGCTGTTTTGCGCCGCTACCTTGTTGACCACGGGCCTGGCCCAGGCGGCAGATCCGATTCTCATCAAGTTCGCCCACGTGGTGGCAGAAAACACGCCCAAGGGGCAGGGCGCCCTGCTGTTCAAAAAGCTGGCGGAGGAGCGCCTGCCGGGCAAGATCAAGGTCGAGGTCTACCCGAACTCGTCGTTGTTTGGCGATGGCAAGGAAATGGAGGCGCTGTTGCTTGGCGATGTGCAGATGCTGGCCCCGTCCCTGGCCAAGTTTGAGCATTACACTGCGCAAATGCAGATATACGATCTGCCGTTCCTGTTCGATGACCTGGCGGCGGTCGACCGATTCCAGGCCGCCGAGGGCAAGCAGTTGCTCACAGCGATGCAAGACAAAAACATCCTCGGCCTGGCTTATTGGCACAACGGTCTCAAGCAACTATCGGCCAACAAGGCCCTGCATGATCCTGCCGATGCACGCGGCCTGAAGTTTCGCGTGCAGGCCTCCAGTGTGCTCGAGGAGCAGTTCAAGGTGATCCGCGCCAACCCGCGCAAGATGAGCTTCGCCGAGGTGTATCAGGGGCTGCAGACGGGCACTGTCAACGGCACCGAGAACACGTGGTCGAACTATGAAAGCCAGAAGGTCAACGAGGTCCAGAAGTACTTCACCGAGTCCAATCATGGCCTGATCGACTACATGGTGATCACCAACGCCACGTTCTGGAATGGCCTGCCATCGGACGTGCGCAACGTGCTGGAGAAAATCCTGGTGGAGGTCACCGTTGAAGTGAACCAGCAGGCTGAAGCGCTGAACCAATCGGCCAAGCAGTTGATCGTTGACGCCAAGACCAGTGAAATCATCGTGCTGACGCCGGAGCAGCGGCAAGCATGGCGTGAAGCCATGCGCCCGGTGTGGAAGAAATTCGAAGATGAAATTGGTGCCGATCTGATCAAGGCGGCGGAACAATCAAACCAGCCGTAACACCTGACGTTGCCTCAACGCTTAAATCCAGGCAGATAGGGCGGTTGTGGCGAGCGGGCTTGCCCTAATGCCGTTCAGTTAAGCGAATAGTGTCCACTGTAGGAGCGAGCTTGCTCGCGAAAAACGTTAACGATAACGCGTGTTTCCTGAATAAACGCGGTGCTTATAAGTTCTTCGCGAGCAAGCTAGCTCCTACAAAAACCTTAACTGAACGGCATTGGGGCAAGCCCGCTCGCCACAGGGGAGTTCGTCAGTTTGTGAAAGTTGTGTAGATACTTATGCTCCTACAGATTAGGGCCATGGTTGAAATGCCTTAGTGGTCCATGGCGCTCAAGATGGCGTGGGCGGCTTTCACGCGTTCGGCGTTGGGGTAATTCTTGTTGGCCAGGATCACAATGCCGATGGCCTTGCTCGGCACATACGCGATGTAAGCGCCAAAACCATTGGTTGAGCCGGTCTTGTTGACTAAGGTGCCGGCGCGCAACGGTTGTGGCGGGGTCAGCCAGTTGGCCTTGTGGGGTTCCATCGCCATGGAGGTCGAGTTACCGGCGAGTAGGTCGTCAAGCTTGGTCGGATAGGCGTACATCTCCCAGCCGAGTCCCTGGAGGGTGTTATCGACCCGGTAGTAACCGGTGTGGGTGGCGGCGATGGCCTGTTGCAGCGGCTTTTCCAGGCTGGCCGGATTGATGTTCATCGCCACGTAGTGGATCAGGTCCGCCGGGCTGCTCTTCACCCCGTAGGCTTCGCTGGACAGGGCGCCAGGGCCGACGCGCACCGGCATGTCACGCTTGTCATAGCCTTGGGCGTACAGGCCCATTTGCGCCTTGGGCACGTCTACAAAGGTGTGCTTGAGCCCCAACTTCGGCAGCAGGGTGTTTTCCATCGCGACGTTGAATGGCTGCTTCAGGCTTTGCGCCGCCAGATAGCCGAACAAACCCAGGCTCGGGTTGGAGTAGAGACGCTGCGCGCCAGGCTCGAACTCGGGCTTCCAGTGCTGGAAGTAGCTGATCATCTTGCTGCTGTTGTCGGCGTCGTTCGGAAACTGTAATGGCAAGCCGCCCGCGCTGTAGGTGCCGAGGTTGAGCACGCTAATGTTATCGAAAGGCCCGCCGCCCAATGCCAGCAGGTACTGACTGGCGGGGGCTGACAAGTTCAGTTTGCCGCTGGCCTGGGCGTAGCCGGCGAGGGTGGCAGTGAAGGTTTTGCTGACCGAACCGATTTCAAATAGGGTATTTTCAGTGACCGGTTTCTGCGTGTCTTTCGAGGCAACGCCGTAGTTAAAGTATTGGGCTTTGCCGTGCTGCACGATGGCCACCGACAGCCCGGGGATGGCCTGCTGGTGCATCAGCGGCAGGACGGTCGCGTCTACCACGGTGCGGATGTCGGTGGCTGCCATGCAGTTGCCCGCACCCAGCAATAAAGCGAATATTGTGGTGTTGCGCACTTGTGTGTACATGATGAGTTTGCTTCCATGAAGATAATCGGGTGAAACCGTCACCTGCGCAGGCGTCGCAAATGTAAGCAGTCCGCGCGTTTCGGACAAACGATGATATCTCGCACCTGCCATTAGAAAAATTAGGGCTAAATCATGCTCCGTTCTCATTTGCCCCTGAACGCACTACGGGCCTTCGAAGCGTCGGCCCGTCATCTTAGTTTCACTCGGGCGGCCATCGAGTTGTGCGTGACCCAGGCCGCGGTCAGCCATCAGGTCAAGGGGCTGGAGGCGCAGCTCAATGTCACGTTGTTCAAGCGCTTGCCCCGTGGCTTGAGGCTGACCAGCGAAGGCGAAAGCCTATTGCCGGTGCTGCGTGAGTCCTTCGACCGCATCGCCCAGACACTCGGCCAGTTCGAAGGCGGACACTACCGCGAAGTGCTGACCGTCGGCGCGGTGGGCACCTTTGCCGTGGGCTGGCTGCTACCGCGGCTGGCTGAATTCCAGACGCGGCAGCCGTTTATCGATCTGCGCTTGTCGACTCACAATAACCGCGTTGACGTCGCCGCCGAAGGCCTGGACTACGCGATTCGCTTCGGTGCTGGCGCCTGGCACGGGACCGAAGCCTGTCAATTGCTCGATGCTCCGCTGACGGTGCTGTGTGTGCCGCCGATAGCTGAGCAATTGCAGGGCCCGGCGGATGTGTTGAAGCACACCTTGCTACGGTCCTATCGCAGCGACGAGTGGACGCAATGGTTCCAGGCGGCCGGTTTGCCCGTCGATACGCTGGTGCCGCGCAGCATTGTGTTCGACTCGTCATTGGCGATGATGGAGGCGGCGTTGCAAGGCGTCGGCATTGCGCTGGCGCCTGCGCTGATGTTCTCGCGACAATTGGCCACGGACCTGATCCGGCAGCCGTTTGATGTGGGAATCACCACCGGCAGTTATTGGCTGACACGCTTGCAGTCACGTACCGAAACGCCGGCGATGCTGGCCTTCAAAGGCTGGTTGCAGGAGCGTTGTGCCTGCAACGCGTAGATACAAACCCAAGGTCCGCCCCAAGCAGCTGTGAGCTTGCCCGGCGAGGTTCAAGGCGGGGGTTACGCCAGGTATTTGCGAAACCACCCCAACGTCCTTTCCCACGCCAGATTCGCCGCGGCCTCGTCGTAGCGTGGGGTGGAATCGTTGTGAAAGCCGTGGTTGGCAGCCTTGTAGATATAGGCTTCATAGGGAGTGCCGGCCGCCTTCAAGGCCTTTTCATACGCCGGCCAGCCCTCGTTGATCCGCGTATCCAGCTCACCGAAGTGCAGCATCACCGGTGCCTTGATCCTGGGAACATCCTTGGCCTCGGGCTGGCGTCCGTAAAACGACACGGCCGCGCCGAGTTCCGGGTAGGCCACCGCGGCGGCGTTGGCCACGCCGCCGCCATAGCAGAAACCGGTGATGCCGACCTTGCCGGTGCTTGTGTCGTGATGCATCAGCCATTCGATGGCGGCGAAAAAGTCGTTCATCAACTTGGCCGGGGCGACGGTTTTCTGCAGTTCAACACCTTTTTCATCGTTGCCAGGGTAGCCGCCCACCGACGTCAGGCCATCGGGGGCCAGGGCGATAAAGCCTGCCTTGGCCAAACGCCGAGCGACGTCCTCGATGTAGGGGTTGAGGCCACGATTTTCATGCACGACCACTACCGCGGGCAGCTTGCCGTCGGCTTTCGCCGGGCGCACCAGATAGCCCCGCACCTCGCCGTTGCCCTTGGGCGAGGGATAGGTGATGTAGTCGGCGACGATGTCCGGATCGGTAAACTTCACCTGTTCAGCCAGTGCGTAGTCGGGACTCAGGGAGGCCAGCAGCGCCGAAGCCGTCAGGCCGCCCAAGGTGAACAGCGCCGCGCGATCGAGAAACTCGCGTCGGTTGATCTTGCCGTGGGCATAGCCGTCGTAGAGTTCCAGCAGTTCAGGGGCGAAGTCTTTGGCGGTCAGGCGAGTCATCGGCAAGCTCCTTTATCGGTGGTGGCATTGAATGTAGACCATGCCTAGGCCGGCCGACCATGCGCTGATGCCGCCAATTGTCCGGTATCGACCCGCACGAAGATCGAGTCGCCAACGGCCGTCAGCACCTCTGCGGCATAGACCTCGCAGACCACGCGGGTCTTGCGCCCGACCTCGCCTTCGACCCTGGCCCGCAGGGTCAGCGGCACGCCCATCGGCGTGGGCTTGATGAACTTGATGCCCAGGTTACCGGTGACGCAGTCGATGCGCGGCAGGTCGCCGGGCTCGCGGTTTTGCGCCCGGTAGTGATAGGCCATGGCGGTCCAGTTGGAGTGGCAGTCCACCAGCATTGCGATCAGTCCGCCGTAGACCAGGTCCGGCCAACCGCTGTATTTGGCATCGGGCAGATGCTCGGCGACGACATGGACAGCGTCGTCATCCCAGCGGCTTTTGATGTGCAGGCCGTCGGGATTACGCGCGCCGCAGCCGTAACAGATGCCGTCAGGCGCGGTGGTGTCTTGCAGGGAAGGCGGTTGCATGGCTGATCCTTGTTGTTCTGGCTCCGATCCCCGAGCCTACTGGTGTGCGCGCCTAGCGTGCAAATTTCTTCGCCCCGGCCACACACGCAATCACCGCGACGGTGACCACCAGCATGCCTACGCTGACCGATTCATGCAGCAAGGTCGCCGCCAGGGCCAGGCCGAAAAACGGTTGCA is from Pseudomonas mucidolens and encodes:
- a CDS encoding universal stress protein, whose amino-acid sequence is MQAIRSILVVIEPEHSESLALKRAKLIAGVTDAHLHLLVCDKKHEHSAMLSVLKQGLLADGYSVTTEQAWNDSLHETIIEVQQAEGCGLVIKQHFSDSPLKKALLTPADWKLLRYCPTPVLLVKTATPWTEGVILAAVDVGNLDGEHKSLHAAIIDHGFDIASLAKAQLHVISAHPSPMLSAADPVFQLKETIEARYREQCKAFQAEFDIDDARLHIEEGPADVLIPHLAHTLHAAVTIIGTVARTGISGALIGNTAEVVLDAVESDVLVLKPQALMDHLQELASTP
- the ampC gene encoding class C beta-lactamase, whose product is MYTQVRNTTIFALLLGAGNCMAATDIRTVVDATVLPLMHQQAIPGLSVAIVQHGKAQYFNYGVASKDTQKPVTENTLFEIGSVSKTFTATLAGYAQASGKLNLSAPASQYLLALGGGPFDNISVLNLGTYSAGGLPLQFPNDADNSSKMISYFQHWKPEFEPGAQRLYSNPSLGLFGYLAAQSLKQPFNVAMENTLLPKLGLKHTFVDVPKAQMGLYAQGYDKRDMPVRVGPGALSSEAYGVKSSPADLIHYVAMNINPASLEKPLQQAIAATHTGYYRVDNTLQGLGWEMYAYPTKLDDLLAGNSTSMAMEPHKANWLTPPQPLRAGTLVNKTGSTNGFGAYIAYVPSKAIGIVILANKNYPNAERVKAAHAILSAMDH
- a CDS encoding MFS transporter, whose amino-acid sequence is MRKDYLAFFISLFLSRLADQILLFIVPLIVFQTTNSVAWAGLAFFVESLPRYLAFPVCGALCDKFSPVRILHISQVYRALACGVAVALYGVFDGIYWLVILSALCGVLTTQGIMAREVVMPHIFKHYTYAKTLSYSQIADQSGLVLGPLVAALMLEVWAWHWVVLGIAGLFVLADLAMLIWQRNTTVNLETFEQHRDIWLQPLRIAFRHIRSLAELRRIIALAVGVNLIIGVTLATSAAMVTGQFAAGKDAYAGVQAAGAVVTIVILFYLARSTLSLKVLGGLSYSMIAAGALITAISPGLWAYTFGFLLVTGFDKMFNVYMRSTRQRVIPVQDFGKTVGVITLLNNLAQPLAGLAIAVLAAPLGTQTVILLLTGITALIGVAVASGWHATVKAELDIG
- the yghX gene encoding YghX family hydrolase produces the protein MTRLTAKDFAPELLELYDGYAHGKINRREFLDRAALFTLGGLTASALLASLSPDYALAEQVKFTDPDIVADYITYPSPKGNGEVRGYLVRPAKADGKLPAVVVVHENRGLNPYIEDVARRLAKAGFIALAPDGLTSVGGYPGNDEKGVELQKTVAPAKLMNDFFAAIEWLMHHDTSTGKVGITGFCYGGGVANAAAVAYPELGAAVSFYGRQPEAKDVPRIKAPVMLHFGELDTRINEGWPAYEKALKAAGTPYEAYIYKAANHGFHNDSTPRYDEAAANLAWERTLGWFRKYLA
- a CDS encoding TRAP transporter substrate-binding protein: MLKFSRALFCAATLLTTGLAQAADPILIKFAHVVAENTPKGQGALLFKKLAEERLPGKIKVEVYPNSSLFGDGKEMEALLLGDVQMLAPSLAKFEHYTAQMQIYDLPFLFDDLAAVDRFQAAEGKQLLTAMQDKNILGLAYWHNGLKQLSANKALHDPADARGLKFRVQASSVLEEQFKVIRANPRKMSFAEVYQGLQTGTVNGTENTWSNYESQKVNEVQKYFTESNHGLIDYMVITNATFWNGLPSDVRNVLEKILVEVTVEVNQQAEALNQSAKQLIVDAKTSEIIVLTPEQRQAWREAMRPVWKKFEDEIGADLIKAAEQSNQP
- a CDS encoding PaaI family thioesterase; protein product: MQPPSLQDTTAPDGICYGCGARNPDGLHIKSRWDDDAVHVVAEHLPDAKYSGWPDLVYGGLIAMLVDCHSNWTAMAYHYRAQNREPGDLPRIDCVTGNLGIKFIKPTPMGVPLTLRARVEGEVGRKTRVVCEVYAAEVLTAVGDSIFVRVDTGQLAASAHGRPA
- a CDS encoding LysR family transcriptional regulator, producing the protein MLRSHLPLNALRAFEASARHLSFTRAAIELCVTQAAVSHQVKGLEAQLNVTLFKRLPRGLRLTSEGESLLPVLRESFDRIAQTLGQFEGGHYREVLTVGAVGTFAVGWLLPRLAEFQTRQPFIDLRLSTHNNRVDVAAEGLDYAIRFGAGAWHGTEACQLLDAPLTVLCVPPIAEQLQGPADVLKHTLLRSYRSDEWTQWFQAAGLPVDTLVPRSIVFDSSLAMMEAALQGVGIALAPALMFSRQLATDLIRQPFDVGITTGSYWLTRLQSRTETPAMLAFKGWLQERCACNA
- a CDS encoding tRNA-(ms[2]io[6]A)-hydroxylase, which codes for MNLPEIHEFLGCRTPDAWIQAALADQETLLIDHKNCEFKAASTALSLIAKYHGHVDLINMMSRLAREELVHHEQVMRLMKKRKVELRQLSAGRYASGLRKVVRNHEPVKLVDTLVVGAFIEARSCERFEALVPHLDEELGKFYFGLLKSEARHFQGYLKLAYQYGDAKDIAQVIERVRGAEQELIESPDIEFRFHSGVPA
- a CDS encoding acyl-CoA dehydrogenase family protein, giving the protein MNPADWIGRNETIHDHLSHNLLKRIAATFGDTAPVQGELMPPLWQWCFFQEPMPESALGGDGHPVRGGFLPPADNRNRMWAGGRIEFFHGLRVGESASRVSTITQVEEKTGRTGSLLFVTVRHDYSQGSRLAIREEQDIVYREPTPPKQGFGEALAAGEWCESIEPTPTLLFRYSAVTFNGHRIHYDYPYVTGTEGYPGLVVHGPLIATLSLRAFCRAHPQATLRRLVYRGVRPLIAPQPFEVGVRALCAEFDAGYWRRIDQEKAFPEAFVKALTHAGWLAAMIPLEYGGAGLGLPGYRGRCAGRGGLPD